A single region of the Nicotiana sylvestris chromosome 6, ASM39365v2, whole genome shotgun sequence genome encodes:
- the LOC104241504 gene encoding 17.6 kDa class I heat shock protein, whose translation MSLISRMFGDRRSSVFDPFSIDMFDPFRELGFPGSNSRETSAFANIRVDWKETPEAHVFKADIPGLKKEEVRVEIEEDRVLQISGERNVEKEEKNDTWHRVERSSGKFMRRFRLPENAKMDQVKAAMENGVLTVTVPKEEVKKPDVKSIEITG comes from the coding sequence ATGTCACTGATTTCAAGAATGTTCGGCGATCGACGAAGCAGCGTCTTCGATCCATTCTCAATTGACATGTTTGATCCCTTCAGGGAATTGGGCTTTCCAGGTTCCAATTCACGGGAGACCTCTGCGTTCGCGAACATTCGAGTCGATTGGAAGGAAACTCCGGAGGCTCATGTATTCAAGGCAGATATCCCGGGACTTAAGAAGGAAGAAGTGAGAGTGGAGATCGAAGAAGATAGGGTTCTTCAAATCAGCGGAGAGAGGAATGTGGAGAAAGAGGAAAAGAATGATACTTGGCACCGCGTGGAACGCAGCAGCGGGAAATTCATGAGAAGATTCAGGCTTCCGGAGAATGCTAAGATGGATCAAGTTAAGGCGGCGATGGAGAATGGAGTGCTCACTGTTACAGTTCCCAAGGAAGAGGTGAAGAAGCCTGATGTCAAGTCCATTGAGATCACCGGTTAG